The Mytilus galloprovincialis chromosome 4, xbMytGall1.hap1.1, whole genome shotgun sequence genome contains a region encoding:
- the LOC143070477 gene encoding uncharacterized protein LOC143070477 has translation MMKVVLTLVAMFALCEFVATWFDYSVHFGDCFTINDVTDDHSYQLSWSGYDHFRGCKVSFHGFDSGNPLDSYKVCIKATNWHIVNSAVSLKYYSGGFSTSTFIEKTYSRNYGDPTYKWCADPDDYVDIMLTTSSSSSFQGQITLEVTAVKTYSYYNYGGTVGGAVGGVFVLVAICIIIGIACRRRSYVRKTASYGAPATSVTAPSGFQYQGGYSNPGYPPGQAAPPAYYPASTTGYTDPKQSYQNSTQYPTNGQQPPPYPVAGQPAT, from the exons ATGATGAAAGTAGTTTTGACATTAGTAGCAATGTTTGCTCTATGCGAGTTTGTCGCAACATGGTTTGACTATAGTG TTCACTTTGGTGATTGTTTTACCATTAATGATGTGACTGATGACCACTCATACCAATTATCTTGGAGCGGTTATGATCACTTTAGAGGTTGTAAGGTTTCTTTCCACGGTTTTGATTCGGGAAACCCTTTAGACAGTTATAAAGTATGCATAAAGGCAACAAACTGGCATATAGTAAATTCTGCAGTTAGTTTGAAGTATTACAGCGGAGGTTTTTCCACCTCTACATTTATCGAAAAG ACATACTCTAGAAATTATGGTGATCCAACATATAAATGGTGTGCAGACCCCGACGACTATGTAGATATAATGCTAACGACTTCTTCGTCTAGTTCATTTCAAGGGCAGATAACCTTGGAAGTTACAGCTGTAAAGACATACTCTT ATTACAACTATGGAGGAACAGTTGGCGGCGCTGTCGGAGGAGTTTTTGTTCTTGTTGCTATATGTATTATCATTGGAATTGCATGTAGAAGACGTTCATATGTGAGAAAAACAGCATCATATGGAGCTCCTGCTACCTCTGTTACTGCACCATCTGGTTTTCAATACCAGGGAG GATACAGTAATCCGGGTTACCCACCAGGTCAAGCGGCTCCTCCTGCCTATTATCCTGCTTCTACTACCGGTTACACTGATCCAAAACAGAGCTACCAAAACTCGACGCAATATccaacaaatggacaacaaccaCCTCCTTATCCGGTAGCGGGACAACCAGCTACATAA
- the LOC143071261 gene encoding uncharacterized protein LOC143071261 isoform X2, giving the protein MSQHGLTIVTYSRSHGDPTDKWCSDPNDIIAIVLTTSTLSSYQGQITLEVTAVKTYSYHNYGRTIGGAVGGVIALVVVCVVIGIAFRHVRSRLYVRSTTYTSQTPASASSTQSGSQNMGGKNNPGYSSDQVASIAGTVVFTFQNLGSSFVNPT; this is encoded by the exons ATGTCACAGCATGGTTTGACAATAGTG ACATACTCTAGAAGTCATGGTGATCCAACAGATAAATGGTGTTCAGATCCAAACGACATTATAGCTATAGTTCTGACGACGTCTACTTTAAGTTCATATCAAGGTCAGATAACTTTGGAAGTGACTGCTGTAAAGACATACTCGT ATCACAATTATGGAAGAACGATTGGTGGCGCTGTTGGTGGAGTTATCGCCCTTGTTGTTGTATGTGTTGTCATTGGAATCGcttttagacatgttagaagcCGTTTATATGTAAGATCAACAACTTATACATCTCAAACTCCAGCTTCCGCTAGTAGTACACAGTCTGGGTCTCAAAATATGGGAG GAAAAAACAATCCAGGATATTCATCAGACCAAGTGGCTTCTATAGCTGGCACGGTAGTATTtacattccagaatttaggttccTCTTTTGTGAACCCTACctaa
- the LOC143071258 gene encoding uncharacterized protein LOC143071258, whose amino-acid sequence MAKSTLTMKVVLILLAVFYSADYVTAWYDFVGFGACSSINDVTEDHSYEMTWNGDTHFSGCRVSFHGYSDDLDEYKICIKATIWNVKDAGVTLKYYSGSSILSTYIQMTYTKYDGDPTFQWCSDQDDYVDIELSTGSFTSLNQGQITLDVTAVKTYTYYSYTGTIGGSVAGAVFFVVLCVIFGVVCRRRVYARSITTYGSPNQATTVITQSGSQQMGGFPNPGYPTGPASPPPYAPPPNTGYPAPQHGYSNQQQYPPPPYPQTNVGQPQYPTGGPTKY is encoded by the exons ATGATTTTG TGGGTTTTGGAGCATGTTCGTCAATCAATGATGTTACTGAAGATCATTCGTACGAAATGACATGGAATGGAGACACGCATTTCAGTGGATGCAGAGTATCATTTCATGGTTATAGTGACGATCTTGATGAATATAAAATCTGTATAAAAGCAACAATCTGGAATGTTAAGGATGCTGGTGTTACTCTGAAATATTACAGTGGAAGTAGTATTCTTTCTACATATATTCAAatg ACATATACAAAATATGATGGTGATCCAACATTTCAATGGTGTTCAGACCAAGACGATTATGTTGACATTGAGCTCAGTACAGGATCTTTTACCAGCTTAAACCAAGGGCAAATAACATTAGATGTCACAGCTGTGaagacatatacat ATTATAGTTATACTGGAACAATCGGCGGTTCAGTGGCAGGAGctgttttctttgttgttttatGTGTTATCTTTGGGGTTGTCTGCAGACGACGTGTATATGCAAGATCAATAACAACATATGGCTCTCCAAATCAGGCTACCACTGTCATAACCCAGTCTGGTTCACAACAAATGGGAG GATTCCCCAATCCTGGATATCCTACTGGTCCAGCGTCACCTCCTCCGTATGCCCCTCCTCCAAATACTGGTTATCCTGCTCCACAACATGGCTACTCCAACCAGCAACAGTATCCACCGCCTCCATATCCACAAACTAATGTAGGCCAGCCTCAGTATCCAACAGGAGGACCAACAAAATACTGA
- the LOC143071259 gene encoding uncharacterized protein LOC143071259, producing the protein MAMVNPTLTMKVVLFLLALFNSADYVTAWYDSVDFGACSTIHDVTEDHSYKMSWNGDNHFSGCRASFHGYGDGHYEYKICIKATIWNVKDAGVTLKYYSGSSFLSTYIQKTYTKYDGDPTFQWCSDQDDYVDIELSTGSLTSSNQGQITLDVTAVKTFTFSTDSSFSGTIGGSVGGALFLVIVCVIVVVVCRRRAYARSIRTFGTGTSVTTVVSMSVSRQVGGFDNPGYPTGPASPPPYTPPSNTGNPAPQQVYSNQQQYPPPPYAQTNVGQPQYPAGGQTKY; encoded by the exons ATGGCTATGGTG aACCCAACTTTGACGATGAAAGTAGTTTTATTCTTGTTAGCACTTTTCAATAGTGCAGACTATGTAACGGCGTGGTATGATTCTG TGGATTTTGGAGCATGTTCGACAATCCATGATGTTACTGAAGATCATTCGTACAAAATGTCATGGAATGGAGACAATCACTTCAGTGGATGTAGGGCATCATTTCACGGTTATGGTGACGGTCATTATGAATATAAAATCTGTATAAAAGCAACAATCTGGAATGTTAAGGATGCTGGTGTTACTCTAAAATATTACAGTGGCAGTAGTTTTCTTTCTACATACATTCAAAAg ACATATACAAAATATGATGGTGATCCAACATTTCAATGGTGTTCAGACCAAGACGATTATGTTGACATTGAGCTCAGTACAGGATCTCTTACCAGTTCCAACCAAGGGCAGATAACATTAGATGTCACAGCTGTGAAGACATTTACCT TTTCTACAGATTCTAGTTTTTCGGGAACGATCGGCGGTTCAGTGGGAGGAGCTCTTTTCCTAGTAATTGTATGTGTTATCGTTGTGGTTGTTTGCAGACGACGTGCATATGCCAGATCAATAAGAACATTTGGCACTGGAACTTCGGTTACCACTGTCGTGTCCATGTCTGTTTCACGACAAGTAGGAG GATTCGACAATCCTGGATATCCAACTGGTCCAGCGTCTCCTCCTCCGTATACCCCTCCTTCAAATACTGGTAATCCTGCTCCACAACAAGTCTACTCTAACCAACAACAGTATCCACCTCCTCCATATGCACAAACTAATGTAGGCCAGCCTCAGTATCCAGCAGGAGGACAAACAAAATACTGA
- the LOC143071261 gene encoding uncharacterized protein LOC143071261 isoform X1 → MDKYKVCVKATNWTIEDSGVTLKYYSKKCATYLEKTYSRSHGDPTDKWCSDPNDIIAIVLTTSTLSSYQGQITLEVTAVKTYSYHNYGRTIGGAVGGVIALVVVCVVIGIAFRHVRSRLYVRSTTYTSQTPASASSTQSGSQNMGGKNNPGYSSDQVASIAGTVVFTFQNLGSSFVNPT, encoded by the exons ATGGACAAATATAAAGTTTGCGTAAAGGCAACAAACTGGACGATTGAAGATTCCGGAGTCACTCTGAAATATTACAGCAAAAAATGTGCCACTTATCTAGAAAAG ACATACTCTAGAAGTCATGGTGATCCAACAGATAAATGGTGTTCAGATCCAAACGACATTATAGCTATAGTTCTGACGACGTCTACTTTAAGTTCATATCAAGGTCAGATAACTTTGGAAGTGACTGCTGTAAAGACATACTCGT ATCACAATTATGGAAGAACGATTGGTGGCGCTGTTGGTGGAGTTATCGCCCTTGTTGTTGTATGTGTTGTCATTGGAATCGcttttagacatgttagaagcCGTTTATATGTAAGATCAACAACTTATACATCTCAAACTCCAGCTTCCGCTAGTAGTACACAGTCTGGGTCTCAAAATATGGGAG GAAAAAACAATCCAGGATATTCATCAGACCAAGTGGCTTCTATAGCTGGCACGGTAGTATTtacattccagaatttaggttccTCTTTTGTGAACCCTACctaa